The genomic segment TCGACCACGGCGATGACGCCCATGTCGCGAAACGACACGAGCACGTCGCCCTCCTTGCCGAAGGGGAAGACCCGCGCCTTGTCCGCGTCGATATATTCGACCGTGTTGGTGTGCAGCGGATCGCCGAGCGAGAAGCTCGGAATGGCGTATAAGAAGGCCGCATAGGGCGAGGACAGCAGCGCATCGGTCAGCGAGACCTTGCGCGTCTCGCGCCCGTCGCCATCGAGCACCACGACGAAATCGTCGAGCCGCGGCTTGCCCAGCGCGTCGAACCCCTTGACCGGCTCGGAGGTGAAAGCATGGGTCAGCGCGAAGACCCGCCCATCGGGCGCCACGTCGAAATCGTGATGGGTCTGGCCGAAATAGCGCCAGACGACGTTGGAGTCCTTGTCGAGGCGGACCATGCCGTAGCCCCATGGCGTCTCGCCCGCGGCGATGTAGATCGCCAGCAGGTCGCCATTGGGCATGAGCCGGGCCTTGCGCATATAGGTCAGTTCGTCGCGCTGGGGCGAGGAGACCGGCGAGCTCTCGTCCCAGACCTCCGAGAAGGACTTGCGCCATTCGTGCACGACCTCTCCGGTCATGGAGACGAGCCGTGCGGCGGGCGCGTCGCCGGAGGTGTAGAGCGTATAGCCGCCAAAGGCGCGCTGCCGGTCGAAGGCGGTCACGCCGCTCGCATTGCCGCGCGCCTTTGTCCAGAGGTCGGTCCCGAACTTGTCCGCCGTCATCTCGCGCTGGGCAATCAGCGCCTGGCCCGCCGCATAGGCGTCATGCAGGACCTGGTAGGGAAACACCTTGCCGAGCACCACCAGAGCGCCGCCCACAAAGGCGAGAAAGACGATCATGGCGATGAAGATCGCCTGTCCGATCCGTTCGCCCGCGGATCCGCCCGCTGTCTCCTTGTCGTCTTGCGACACCGCAATGCCCGGCGAACCCGCCATATCCGGCTCCCTAGATCCCTGGACAAAAAAGTAATGTCGCGGCCGGCCTGCGTTTCATCTGAGGCATCCGCCTCGCGACCGTCATGGCGCCCCGGCTGCGCGAAGAAAAAGAGAGTTCGATCTTGCCGGAATACGCATGACGACACGGGAGTCGCCGCCAGATGCAAGGACCAATCCGCTTTTACTTACGGAAACACCCAATTGGGGCGAAATTCGTGCAGAGTACGGAAGATTTGATGACGCCCCGCCGCCGGACGCGAGAGCGGCCCGCCGACCGCCCGTCCCGATGGTGCCGCCCCGCAGGAAAGGCCTTGCCCGTCCTACCCATGAGGCGCAAAAGACGATATCATCCGCGCACGACGATAGTGTGCCGGTCCCATGCGGCCCGGCGACCGGGATGGCCGTGGCGGTATCCTTTGCGATGCCGGCCCTCCGCCGGTCTCGAACAGGTGCATGGACGGCACCGCACTGCTGACCCGAACCCGAGGGGACGTTTCGAGAATGACTGTCAGACCTTGCGTATTCATCCACACCAACGAGAAGCAGATCGTTGGCGCCCTGGTGTCCGCCTACTCGATGCGCCGCAGCTCCGCGAACGCCGACAGGTTCGACGTCAAGATCATCCACACCAAGGACCACTCGTTCCTTCACGAGCGCGAGGGCCAGTCCTTCCTGCGCGACGGAGGCCAGCGGGTCTGGAGCATGAGCGATCTCCAGTCCTTCACCCCGCTGCGCTTCATGCCGCCTGAGCTGATGGGCTATGAGGGCCGCGCCGTCGTCGTCGATCCGGATGTCTTCGCCGTTCATGGCGATGTCTACGAACTCCTGACCCGCGACATGCAGGGCAAGGCCATCGTCTGCCGCGACTATGACGGCAAGAAGGGTTTCGAGGACCGGTTCGCGAGCTCCGTCATGCTGCTCGATTGCGCCAAACTCACCCATTGGCGCACCGCCGAGCAGTTCGGCGAGCTGTTCGAGGGCAAGCGCGACTATCTCGACTGGGTGTTCCTCAAGCTGGAGCCGCGCGAGACCATCGGGCTTCTGGAGCATGAATGGAACGACTTCGACAACCTGACCGAGACGACGAAGTTCCTGCACAATACCGACCGCACGACCCAGCCCTGGAAGACGGGTCTGCCCATCGACTTCATCCGCCGCCGCTCGCAGACCAAGTTCAAGCCGCTGAAGCTGAAGAGCTGGGCGCGGCTCATCAGGCACGGAATGCTCGGCGAGAAGAACGCGCCCGACACCTATGACCGTCACCCCGACAGCCGCCAGGAGCTCTTCTTCTTCGAGCTTTTGGGCGAATGCCTCGATGAGGGCATCGTCACCGAGGACATGCTGCGCGAGGAGATCGGGCGCAACCATGTGCGCCCGGACGCCTTCGAGTTGCTCGACCGCGCCTCGAAATCGGCTGCCGCCTGAGCGGACCCGGAGCCCGGAAAAGCCGGCATGGCCGACGGTCCGGGGTCCGTCGCGATCAGACGAGCAGGACCGCGCTCTGCAGGTGCCCCTCGAGGAACAGGGTCGGCGTCACGCTGCCCAGGAACTCGTCGGTCGCGGTCCGGCTGCCCGGAAAGGTCGTCGAGCCGTAATCGTCGAGCACGATGAGACCGCCCTTGACCATGCGCGGATAGAAGAAGCGCAGGCTGTCGAGCGTCGGCTGATAGAGATCGACGTCGAGATGCACGAGCGAGAATCGCGCATCCGACGGAAGCGCGCCGTCGAACACCTCCGGTATCCACCCCTTGTGCAGGGCAACGAACGGATAGGGCGCGAGCACCTGCTGCACGGCGTCGAAGTCGGACGCGAATTTCTGCTTCTGCCGCTCCGTCTCGGTGGGATCGGTGTCGCCCCGAAGGCGGCGATCCTCCGCCGTCTTGTCCGACAGGCCCCCCTCGAAGGAATCGAAGACGCGAAGCGTGCCCGTCCAGTCGGCCTCCTTCAGGAGGCCCGCCATGAGATAGGTGGAATGCCCTTTCCAGCAGCCGCACTCGACAATATCGCCCGGCAATCCCTTCTTGAGAACGTGCCCGACCGCCTGGTAGAGGGAGAAAAACCTGTTCTGCTTGAGGAAGTTGTCTGTCGACCCCGTCGCCTCGAGCGCCCCGAAATACCGGTCCAGATAGTCATTGCCGCCGGCCATGCGTTCGTAATAGCGCACGATCTCGCGGGTATTCACTAATGCCTCACCCTCGCCCCGTCGTTTCGTCAAAAATCT from the Kaustia mangrovi genome contains:
- a CDS encoding arylsulfotransferase family protein, translating into MAGSPGIAVSQDDKETAGGSAGERIGQAIFIAMIVFLAFVGGALVVLGKVFPYQVLHDAYAAGQALIAQREMTADKFGTDLWTKARGNASGVTAFDRQRAFGGYTLYTSGDAPAARLVSMTGEVVHEWRKSFSEVWDESSPVSSPQRDELTYMRKARLMPNGDLLAIYIAAGETPWGYGMVRLDKDSNVVWRYFGQTHHDFDVAPDGRVFALTHAFTSEPVKGFDALGKPRLDDFVVVLDGDGRETRKVSLTDALLSSPYAAFLYAIPSFSLGDPLHTNTVEYIDADKARVFPFGKEGDVLVSFRDMGVIAVVDMDEGKVTWATRGPWVGQHSPTILPDGHILMFDNLGNFEQGNSSRVIEFDPETMAVRWTYKGSADKPLDSAIRSGAQRLPNGNTLVTESNGSRLLEVTGDGNIVWEYINPVRDGEGGAYAPVVSWGRRIDPATLSPDFRATLTHEKEASR
- a CDS encoding TylF/MycF/NovP-related O-methyltransferase; translation: MNTREIVRYYERMAGGNDYLDRYFGALEATGSTDNFLKQNRFFSLYQAVGHVLKKGLPGDIVECGCWKGHSTYLMAGLLKEADWTGTLRVFDSFEGGLSDKTAEDRRLRGDTDPTETERQKQKFASDFDAVQQVLAPYPFVALHKGWIPEVFDGALPSDARFSLVHLDVDLYQPTLDSLRFFYPRMVKGGLIVLDDYGSTTFPGSRTATDEFLGSVTPTLFLEGHLQSAVLLV